The following proteins are co-located in the Manihot esculenta cultivar AM560-2 chromosome 7, M.esculenta_v8, whole genome shotgun sequence genome:
- the LOC110618527 gene encoding putative disease resistance protein At1g50180: MVEAIVSFAIERIADVLVREASLLYGVRDEVEQLQTELKRIRCFLKDADSKQDQDERVSNWVAEIRDIAYEAEDVIDTFLLLRAQTGSKRRVCGLVKRATSMFTKVPDLHEIGTQIKSIQAKIVSVSASMQNYGIKLDPEGEGSRSTSESQRRFRRSYPHDQEDDVISLEVTIRDVKSQLLMEEEQRRVVSLVGMGGLGKTTLAKTIYNDIHVRQHFDCLSWSFLSQQFSTRDVLVGILMEVASKQDKFELVKLEEEKLLQSRLESIERNVDSMKVKDLSEEQKKRMKEEQLSESMFKSMLKQEKRTEEEQLFKSVMKQIKVEPMFNSMLERMKEEKLVETLFKVLESKRYLVVLDDIWKNEAWDGLKHAFPSTGKKGSKVLLTTRNKEVASYADPWSTPVEPSLLTNNEAWQLLSKKAFRRATLIEHGCPPEYEKLGREMVKKCGGLPLAVVVLGGLLATKKTLKEWEAVLRNINAQFVKWEKKNQYGGVYGILALSYHDMPFYLKPFFLYFSQFPEDWEIHKRVLIRMWIAEGFVPRALAREGEETMEDVGEQCLEELVGRCMIQVSRRDHTGIGIKTCRVHDLMRDMCILKAREENFLGVFEHYRKNIVARRIAIHPEISPEFAGQCSVPLQQGGNRGLRSVSYFLEEQRYWLTIDQKILIFKDSRMLRVLNLKGVYIGNLPNEIGDLIHLRYLGLRKTELSSETSLPMSIGKLKSLYTFDVRDNQLGRLPDVVWKLEDLRHLLIDLHNILGNCQMDTLRNLETLRWAHCENLVLRNAMQNLTNLRNLAVNFKRMEDIDRVMKSPIFSTGRLRSLNMQGKGSSFPNLEPLSHCQCLTKLELHGIIPEDPELVHHNLGYLPGSITKLVLSNSQLMQDPMIFLEKLPSLSFLYLGEVSYKGTKMLCSAQGFPQLEILELDGLAALQAWEIKEGAFPCLKILRLERLGKLKMIPEGLKSVTNLQELKVTNMTETFAKRIRVINGVEGEDFEKVRHIPSIST, translated from the coding sequence atggttGAGGCTATTGTTTCCTTTGCCATTGAAAGGATTGCGGACGTGCTTGTTCGTGAAGCAAGTTTACTTTATGGCGTGCGGGATGAAGTTGAGCAGCTGCAGACTGAACTTAAGCGGATTCGGTGCTTCTTGAAAGATGCAGACAGCAAACAAGATCAAGATGAACGTGTGAGCAACTGGGTAGCTGAAATAAGAGACATCGCATATGAAGCTGAGGATGTTATAGATACCTTTcttcttctcagagctcaaacAGGCTCAAAAAGAAGGGTATGTGGACTTGTCAAGAGGGCTACGTCCATGTTCACTAAAGTTCCTGATCTCCATGAAATTGGAACCCAGATCAAATCCATCCAAGCTAAGATTGTGAGTGTCTCTGCAAGTATGCAGAATTATGGCATCAAACTTGATCCTGAAGGAGAAGGGTCAAGATCTACAAGTGAAAGCCAAAGGCGATTCAGAAGATCATATCCACACGATCAGGAAGATGATGTTATTAGCTTGGAGGTAACCATCAGGGATGTTAAATCTCAATTGTTGATGGAGGAAGAGCAACGCAGAGTTGTTTCTTTAGTGGGTATGGGAGGGCTAGGTAAAACCACCCTCGCCAAAACAATATACAATGATATTCATGTGAGGCAGCATTTTGATTGTCTTTCTTGGTCTTTCTTATCTCAGCAGTTCTCCACAAGGGATGTTTTGGTTGGTATTCTGATGGAAGTTGCATCTAAGCAGGACAAATTTGAGTTGGTAAAACTGGAAGAGGAGAAACTTCTCCAATCGAGGTTGGAGAGCATAGAACGCAACGTGGATTCAATGAAAGTAAAAGATTTGTCTGAAGAACAAAAGAAACGGATGAAGGAAGAACAGTTGTCTGAATCCATGTTCAAATCCATGTTGAAACAAGAGAAAAGGACAGAGGAAGAACAGTTGTTTAAATCGGTGATGAAACAAATAAAAGTGGAACCCATGTTTAATTCAATGTTGGAAAGGATGAAAGAAGAAAAACTAGTTGAAACACTTTTCAAAGTGTTAGAGAGTAAGCGATACTTGGTGGTTCTTGATGATATTTGGAAGAATGAAGCTTGGGATGGTTTAAAACATGCTTTTCCTTCAACTGGCAAGAAAGGGAGCAAAGTTTTGTTGACCACCAGGAACAAAGAAGTTGCTTCTTATGCAGATCCATGGAGCACTCCAGTGGAACCATCTCTTCTAACAAATAATGAGGCCTGGCAACTTCTCAGCAAAAAAGCATTCCGAAGAGCTACTCTCATTGAACATGGTTGCCCACCAGAATATGAGAAGCTGGGAAGGGAAATGGTGAAAAAATGTGGAGGATTGCCTTTAGCAGTTGTTGTACTTGGAGGTTTATTGGCAACAAAGAAGACATTGAAGGAGTGGGAGGCAGTGCTCAGAAATATTAATGCACAATTTGTCAAGTGGGAAAAAAAGAATCAATATGGAGGAGTATATGGCATATTAGCTTTGAGCTATCATGATATGCCTTTCTATCTAAAACCATTCTTTCTCTATTTTTCTCAGTTTCCAGAAGATTGGGAGATTCACAAGAGGGTATTGATTCGGATGTGGATTGCTGAAGGATTTGTGCCACGAGCATTGGCAAGAGAAGGGGAGGAAACCATGGAAGATGTAGGTGAGCAATGTCTGGAAGAGCTTGTTGGCAGGTGCATGATTCAAGTTAGTCGAAGGGATCACACTGGAATAGGCATCAAAACGTGTCGTGTTCATGATTTGATGCGAGACATGTGTATTCTGAAAGCTAGAGAGGAGAATTTTCTTGGGGTTTTTGAGCACTACCGAAAGAATATCGTGGCACGAAGAATAGCTATTCATCCTGAAATATCCCCAGAATTTGCTGGACAGTGTTCTGTACCATTGCAGCAAGGCGGAAATCGGGGCCTTCGATCTGTTTCCTACTTCCTGGAAGAGCAAAGGTATTGGTTGACAATTGATCAAAAAATCCTTATCTTCAAGGATTCTAGAATGCTCAGAGTATTGAATCTAAAGGGTGTTTATATTGGAAATCTACCGAATGAAATTGGTGATCTGATTCATTTGAGGTATCTTGGGCTAAGAAAAACTGAATTATCCTCGGAAACATCATTGCCAATGTCCATAGGTAAGCTGAAGAGCTTATACACCTTCGATGTACGAGATAATCAATTAGGAAGACTGCCTGATGTAGTGTGGAAGCTAGAAGATTTGAGACATTTGCTGATAGACTTGCATAATATTCTGGGGAATTGCCAAATGGATACATTAAGAAATCTGGAGACTTTGAGGTGGGCACATTGTGAGAATCTAGTTCTGAGAAATGCAATGCAGAATTTGACTAATCTACGAAATTTAGCAGTCAATTTCAAGAGAATGGAAGATATTGATAGAGTTATGAAATCTCCAATTTTCTCAACAGGCCGTCTTCGTTCTTTGAACATGCAGGGAAAGGGCAGCTCATTTCCAAACCTTGAGCCGCTTTCTCATTGTCAATGTTTAACGAAGCTAGAACTGCATGGAATTATACCGGAAGATCCAGAGTTAGTCCACCACAACTTGGGATATCTACCAGGAAGCATCACCAAGTTAGTTTTGAGCAATTCTCAGTTAATGCAAGATCCCATGATTTTTCTGGAGAAGCTGCCTAGTTTAAGCTTCCTATACTTGGGGGAGGTTTCATACAAGGGGACTAAAATGCTCTGCTCTGCACAGGGATTTCCTCAACTAGAGATTCTTGAACTTGATGGGCTTGCAGCGTTACAAGCATGGGAAATAAAGGAAGGTGCATTTCCATGTCTCAAGATTTTGCGTCTAGAAAGGCTGGGGAAATTGAAGATGATCCCTGAAGGATTAAAATCTGTCACTAATCTCCAAGAATTGAAAGTCACTAATATGACAGAAACATTTGCCAAGAGAATTAGAGTCATAAATGGAGTGGAAGGAGAGGATTTTGAGAAGGTAAGACACATACCCTCCATCTCAACCTGA